CAGTGCGGCTCGCACTGCGCGCGACCGACGGGCCGGCCTGGCACCTCGACCTGAGCGAGAAGGGCGCGCGCCGCACCGACGCCACCGCCAGCGCCGCGACGCTGACCGGCTCGGCCAGCGACCTGTTGCTGGCCGTCTACAAGCGTGTGCCGCTGGACCGGCTGCAGGTCGCCGGCGACCGTAGGACCATCGAGGCACTCGTCGCCTGGCCCAACCTCGAATAGCCGCATGGCCACCATGCGTGCGTCCAACGCACGCATGGTGGCCATGCGACCACTTAGGCGGGGACCTGGTGGATGCCGGGCGGGTCGGCGCAGTGCTCGGCCAGGGTGTCCAGCGGGATCTCCAGCGCTGTCGCCAGCGCGACGACGGTGAAGAAGGCCGGCGTCGGTACGCGTCCGGTCTCGATCTTGCGCAGCGTCTCGGCCGAGATGCCGGCCATCGCGGCCACCTCCGGCATGCTGCGAGTGCCGCGAGCCTCCCGCAACAGCGCGCCGAGGCGCTCGCCGCGAGCGCGGTCCAGTGGGGTGAGCGGTGCGCGAACCATGAGCGTGATAATAATACCGGTATACCTATTGGGTCCATGCTGGGGAGCAGACGTGGTGGAACAGAAGTCCGAGGCCGAGATCGCCGCCATGCGTGAGGCCGGACGAGTGGTGGGTCGCGCGCTCGCGGCGTGCCGCGAAGCGGCCGCGGTTGGCACGTCGCTGAAGGAGCTCGACGACGTCGCGCACGCGGTGATCAAGGACGCCGGCGCCACCTCGCCGTTCCTGAACTACCGTCCGCGCTGGGCTCCGACGCCGTTCCCCGGCGTGATCTGCGCGTCGGTCAACGACGCAATCGTGCACGGCATTCCCAGCTCGTACCGGCTGTCCGAGGGTGACCTGCTCAGCGTCGACTGCGGCGCGACACTGGACGGCTGGACCGGCGATGCGGCCATCAGCTTCGTCGTCGGCGAGCCGAGACCGGGCGACGCCGAGCTGCTGGCCACCACCGAGCGCGGCCTGGCCGCCGGCATCGCGGCGGCGGTCGACGGCGGCCGGCTCGGTGACATCTCGGCGGCGGTCGGCGACCTCGGCCGGGCCGCCGGCTACGGGATTCCGCGTGACTTCGGCGGCCACGGCATCGGCCGCACCATGCACGAGGATCCGTTCGTCCCCAACGAGGGCCGCGCCGGCCGCGGGTTGCAGCTGCGCGTCGGGATGGCCTTCGCGATCGAGCCGATGTTCATCGCCGGCGGCGT
The nucleotide sequence above comes from Fodinicola acaciae. Encoded proteins:
- a CDS encoding helix-turn-helix domain-containing protein, coding for MVRAPLTPLDRARGERLGALLREARGTRSMPEVAAMAGISAETLRKIETGRVPTPAFFTVVALATALEIPLDTLAEHCADPPGIHQVPA
- the map gene encoding type I methionyl aminopeptidase gives rise to the protein MVEQKSEAEIAAMREAGRVVGRALAACREAAAVGTSLKELDDVAHAVIKDAGATSPFLNYRPRWAPTPFPGVICASVNDAIVHGIPSSYRLSEGDLLSVDCGATLDGWTGDAAISFVVGEPRPGDAELLATTERGLAAGIAAAVDGGRLGDISAAVGDLGRAAGYGIPRDFGGHGIGRTMHEDPFVPNEGRAGRGLQLRVGMAFAIEPMFIAGGVDEYVTGPDGWTLQTVDGSRAAHFEHSVAITEDGPLILTLP